The window GCAAAAAGCAGTGGCTGCTGCGCGAGTATTTAAGTAGTTTAGTAATATAGATCTAGCGATGTCTCGCTAGATCTAGAAAAAACGAGCGAGGATATTGATGATGTACGATTATATTATAATAGGTGCGGGCGTCGTGGGGGCATTTATTGCCAAGGAATTGTCTCACTACGACGTGAAGGTACTAGTGCTAGACAAAGAGAATGATTTCGCCAATCAGACCACCATGGCAAACAGCGCGATTATTCATTCAGGGT is drawn from Entomospira culicis and contains these coding sequences:
- a CDS encoding FAD-dependent oxidoreductase; its protein translation is MYDYIIIGAGVVGAFIAKELSHYDVKVLVLDKENDFANQTTMANSAIIHSG